The genome window TCGTGGGCCAGGTGATGAAGGCGACCGGCGGGACCGCGAATCCCAAGGCCGTGAACCAGATCGTCGCGTCCAAGCTCGGGCTCTAGAAAAAAGCGCGCCGTCCCGGAGGACGGCGCGCCATGCAGACTTTCGGAAAATCAGGCGCGCGGCGCGTTGTCGCGCCGCCATTCCGATCAGTCGCCGATACCGGGCTCGTTGTCGAAGCCGTCGGTGGGCTCGGCGATGGTATCGCCAAGCGTGGCCTGCGGATCTTCGTCGACGACGGCGCGGCCGCCATTCGACTGGCAGGCGGCAAGTGCGGTCAGCAGGACGAGCGGAAGAAGAATGCGTTGCATGTAAGCTCCGTATGGTTAATCGCGACGGACCTGAACGCAGCCGGTCGATGCGCAGTTCCCCGCCGGGCCCGGACTGGACAGAACGCCCCCTTTCAAGCATAGACGGACGTCCGAAACGGCCGAGAGACGAGATCCCGAACATGTCCTATTACGAATATCGTGTCGTTCCCGCCCCCAAGGACGCGCCGAAGGCGAAGGGCGTGAAGGGAATTGCCGCGCGGTTCTCGCAGGGAATGGAAGCCGCGCTCAACGCCGAAGGGCTCGACCGGTGGGAATACCAGCGCTCCGAGACGATGCAGGCCGAAACCAAGCGCGGCCTTTTCCGCAAGACCGTGGTCGAACCCGTGACGGTGCTGATCTTCCGCCGCTGGGTCGAGACCACGGAGATGCCGTTCGCCGGATCGCGTGACGTGCAGACGCTCGGGCAAGCCCGGGCCGAGCCGCAGCAGGCCGACATACCCGCGAGCCCCTCATCGTTCGACGCGGGCCATGGCACGCAGCAACAGCCTCCGATGGGTGCGGCGCCGACCGGTCAGCAGCAGGCCCCCGCCCTCAGCGCCCAGAGGGAGCCGCGCGGCGCGTTGCGCCCCGTTCCGGGGCCGGCCCGCGACTAGTCGTCGATGTCGAGCGCCAGCGCATGGATGCGCCCCATCAGATCCGCGCCGAGCGCATCATGGACCGCCCGGTGACGGGCGATGCGCGACATGCCCCCGAACCGTTCGGCCCTGATCCGGACCGAGAAATGGCTTTCGCCGCCCGCAGGTGCCCCGGCATGCCCGGCATGCGCGGCACTGTCGTCGGCGACATCGAGCTCACGTGGAGCGATGACGTCTTCGAGACGTCGGCGAATTTCGTC of Palleronia sp. LCG004 contains these proteins:
- a CDS encoding DUF4177 domain-containing protein — encoded protein: MSYYEYRVVPAPKDAPKAKGVKGIAARFSQGMEAALNAEGLDRWEYQRSETMQAETKRGLFRKTVVEPVTVLIFRRWVETTEMPFAGSRDVQTLGQARAEPQQADIPASPSSFDAGHGTQQQPPMGAAPTGQQQAPALSAQREPRGALRPVPGPARD
- a CDS encoding BolA family protein; this translates as MSVKDEIRRRLEDVIAPRELDVADDSAAHAGHAGAPAGGESHFSVRIRAERFGGMSRIARHRAVHDALGADLMGRIHALALDIDD
- a CDS encoding lipoprotein, whose product is MQRILLPLVLLTALAACQSNGGRAVVDEDPQATLGDTIAEPTDGFDNEPGIGD